One genomic segment of Syntrophorhabdaceae bacterium includes these proteins:
- a CDS encoding NYN domain-containing protein, whose protein sequence is MRKVVFMIDGWFMRKQIYKYKTFYYSGQEIRNYCLKHLRKDDYLYRIFYYDTEPLDKKGHYPISKKAVNFGTTRVAQEQTRLLNSIKTTPNFALRLGKTIWRNNQWILKPEKVSALLDKTITTDQLVDEDFKPLIEQKAVDIKLGLDITCIAMERLSDLLVVITGDADIVPVLKFARRNGMQVCLDPLRNPVRPELSEHVDFIETQIPAPKKKS, encoded by the coding sequence ATGCGAAAAGTAGTATTCATGATCGATGGCTGGTTCATGAGAAAACAGATTTATAAGTACAAAACTTTCTATTATTCCGGCCAAGAAATTAGAAACTATTGCCTCAAACACCTAAGAAAGGATGACTATCTGTATCGCATTTTTTATTACGACACAGAACCGCTAGACAAAAAGGGACATTATCCCATTTCAAAGAAGGCGGTCAATTTCGGGACAACCAGGGTTGCGCAGGAACAGACAAGATTGCTCAATTCCATCAAGACAACCCCAAATTTCGCCTTACGCCTTGGAAAGACAATATGGAGAAATAATCAGTGGATATTAAAACCGGAAAAGGTCTCTGCGCTGTTAGACAAAACAATAACGACCGATCAACTCGTTGACGAGGACTTTAAGCCACTCATAGAACAGAAAGCGGTAGATATTAAGCTCGGTTTGGACATCACGTGTATTGCAATGGAGAGGCTTTCTGATCTGTTAGTAGTTATCACGGGTGACGCTGATATAGTGCCAGTATTGAAGTTTGCTCGTCGCAACGGTATGCAGGTCTGTCTTGATCCCTTGAGAAATCCTGTTCGGCCCGAATTATCAGAACACGTGGATTTTATAGAAACACAAATACCGGCTCCAAAAAAGAAATCATAA